The Burkholderia sp. PAMC 26561 genome includes the window GGCCGTTGCTCGCGAGCGCGAGCATCTTCGGCGTGGCGCTTGGTTTCGGTTCACAAAAGCTCGTGCAGGATCTGATCACCGGTATCTTCCTGTTGATGGAAAACGCCATGCAGGTCGGCGATTCGGTCACGCTCGCGGGCGTGTCGGGAACGGTCGAGTATCTGTCGATACGGACCGTGCGTCTGCGCGGCGGCGACGGGTCGCTTTTCACCGTGCCGTTCAGTTCGGTATCGACGGTGAACAATACGAATCGCGGCATTGGCAATGCGGCGGTCCGCGTGAGCATTGCGCTCGGGCAGGATATCGGACTGGCATCGGATACGCTCAAGGAGATCGGCGCTTCGCTGCGTGAGGACGATGCATTCAAGGACGGCATTCTCTCGGACTTCAGCCTCTGGGGCGTCGACGCGGTCGATGGCTCGACCGTCACGCTCGCCGGCCAGATCCAGTGCCGCGATACCGCGCGATGGGGCGTGCAGCGCGAGTTCAACCGGCGCATCGTGGATCGCTTCACGCAAGCCGGTATCGAGATTGCCAATCCGCAGCGCAACTTCCTGATCTTCAACAGCGCGGACGGCGAGGAACTGGCCGCGCGCTCGAAGGGCAGCGAAGAGGGCGAGTTGCTGAATGCGCCCGCACAAGCGCAAGCAACGGACAGTGCAGGGCGTGATCCCTACAACGACGCGGCCGTCGACAGCGAAGCCGATCAATCCACTTTGCGCGGCGCACGTACGAGTACGGGCGAGCCTTCGAACTCGCCGCCTGATCGCTCGAAGCCGAGCCGCTCGTAGAACGCCTCGAGCGCCGCGCCGTCCGGCGCGGCGCGATCCACGCCATCGCCTTTCAGCGCCAGCGGCTTTGGCACGAGCGACAGCATCACGCCATGCCGGTCGGCCAGCGCGACCAGCCGTTCCATTGCCGCACGAGCATGTCCACGGTGATGCTCCCCCTCCGACCACACCGCTTCGAGCGCGACGGCGCAATCGCCGTTCGTCTCCAGCCACATCTCGACCTCTTGCCGTTCCTCTACATGACTCGCGTGAAACGCATCGATCATTTTTGAAGCCGCGGTGGCATGCATGGAGATCCTTGAAACCCGTGGAAGATGCCTTGCAGGGTAGTGCGTAATCCGTACTTGCAGCAATTTGTATTGCACGCGGCGCTTCTATAATGCTTTCGGCGAGTGATCCTTACAGTGTCTTACCTGGCATGCGCGTTACACGTCAACAATTCACCTCGCGTTTCACCTGTGTTTCCACATCCTCTTATGGTGCCGCCCAGATGAAATCAAATGTCCGTTCCTCGTGTCTTCCTCGCATCTTCAAACATTTCCCCGCATCGAGCTTGACCGCCGTCGCCGCGACGCTTGCTTTCAGCGCGTGTGCGTCAACGTTTGCGCAGGACTCCGACGACTTTCGCAGCAGCAATCATGGAGGGCAGGACGTCAAGGTCATGATCGTTTCCATGTTCGGGCCGGAAGGTCAGGTCTGGCTCGACAAACTCGGTCCTTGGAAGACGATCAGCGTGCCCGGCCTCTCGCCGGACTACCCGGTCGTGCATTGCAACCGGCAGGAGATTTGCGTCATGACCACGGGCATGGGGCACGCGAACGCCGCGGCATCGATGATGGCGCTGACCTTCTCCGATAAATTCGATCTGCGCCGCACGTACTTCATGATCGCGGGCATTGCCGGTATCGATCCAATACAAGGGACGGTTGGTTCGGCGGCGTGGGCGAAATATCTCGTCGACTTCGGAATCCAGTGGGAAGTCGATGCCCGCGAGAAGCCGGATAGCTGGCCGAGCGGTTATCTCGGCATCAATACCAAGAGCCCTGCAGAGAAGCCACCGCTCGACTACAAGACCGAGGTGTTCCAGTTGAACCCGGCACTCGCCGATGCGGCGTATGCGTTATCAAAGAATGCCGTGCTCTCCGACAGCGCCGAAGCCCAGGCTGCGCGCGCGGAGTTCGGCTATGCGCCGGCCAACCAGCCGCCAAAGGTGATCCAGTGCGACACGCTCGCTGGAGACACGTGGTGGTCGGGGAAATATATCGGCGAACGGGCCCGCGACTGGACCAGGCTGCTCACTGACGGCAAAGGCGTCTATTGCACGACGCAGCAGGAGGACAACGCGACGTACGAAGCGTTGAAGCGCGCGGCGAGCGCCCATAAGGTGGATTTGAACCGCGTGGCGGCGGTGCGGACAGGCTCGGACTTTGACCGGCCCTATGAAGGACAGACTGCCTCGGACAATCTGCTGAACTATGCCGCGCAAGGCGGTTTTACGCCGGCTATCGAAAATCTGTATCGGGCGGGTAATCCGCTGGTGCAGGACATTGCCATGCACTGGGGAGAGTGGCGCGAAGGCGTGCCGCAACGCTGATCAGCGTCAATTGTTTCAACGGCGCGGACGCATCATGCGTCGGCGCCGCTCAAGCCGGATAAAAAATTCCCGTCGATCCGGGACTGCCCTGTTGTTACAAACCGCCCGTAACAAGTTCGCCCATTCCCGTTTCGGTAATTTTTTTCTGCGAATCGAGCCCGGCAAACTGAAAGGCGGACGACAGAAGCGCCATGCGGGTTTTCCTTGTGGCGCATTCCTAAAATCCTGAGTCCAGTTGTAACAAATCCCGGCTAAACATAAACCTGTTAATTGTGAAATCGTGTCAACCGAGTGAATGGGGTCTGCGTTTTTTCCTTAATAAAATCAAAAGCCAAGCAATTTATCTGGCAAAAGCAGCGGCGCAAAAACAACGCTAAAAACCGGTCACTTTTTCCTGTTACAAAGTTAAGAAAAAACTACCGATCCGCAGTGTTGTTTTATGGAAATTTATTATTGAGATGAGCTTGATTTCCCGATGCACGCTACTTACAATCCGTTTCACAGTGTTGTTACAAGATGTAACTCGCTGAAACAAGTTTGAATGTAGCCCGACAGAACAAACGTTTGGCTAGGCAAAGAAAGCCGGTAAAAAATTCGGCACGGTGCTCGGGGTTTATATCGAACGCAGGAACATCATGAACGGTCGCGAAACGCTGGACTCGATTCGAGAAATCAACTTGTCGTACATCATGCTTGCGCAGCGCATGCTGCGTGATGACCGTGCTATCGGGATGTTTCGACTCGGGTTGTCAAAAGAACTCGCCGATCTTCTGTCAGGCCTCACGCTGGCACAGGTCGTCAAGCTGGCGTCTTCAGACCAGTTGCTGTGTTTCTTCCGCTTCAATGATCACGCGATGTTGACTGCACTGACGGCGCCCGCGAAGCATGCGGATATTGCGCCGACACACGCAGCCATCTTGCTGGCCGGCCAGCCGGCAGAACAGTTCGTTTAAGCACGAGAGCGCGCCATGCTTAAGAAAAGCCTCACCGAAGATGCACAAGAAGTTTTCCGCGCGATCGCATTGATCGAACTCGGGGCGCGGATGCAGGTGCTCGAAAGTGAACTGACACTGTCGCGTGACCGGATGATCCGGTTGTATCGCGAAGTGAAGGGTGTTTCGCCACCGAAGGGCATGCTGCCTTTCTCGGCGGACTGGTATATGACGTGGCTCGCGAACATCCATGCTTCGCTTTTCTACAACACATATGTGTTCCTGAAGAAAGAAGCAGGCTGCTCGCACCTCGATGCACTGACCAAGGGGTATCGGCTGTATCTCGAACATTGCAGGAATAGCGATGTCGAGGCGGTACTCGATTTGACGCGGGCCTGGACCCTTGTGCGCTTTTTCGATGCAGGCATGCTGCAGTTGACCAAATGCTGCCGCTGCACTGGAAAGTTCATTGCGCACAAACATGATTTGCAAGAAAACGTGGTGTGCGGGGCCTGCCAGCCGCCGTCACGCGCGGGGAAGACCAAAAAAGCGGCGGCCGCCAGACAGGCGAGCGAGCAGACCGCGCTGGTGGAGTTGAGTGTTGTGTCGACCAATGAAGTGCCGGAACCGACGGTACTCGAAAACGCGGCGATGCTACAGCCGCGCACAGAAAGCCTGATTGCACAGGCTGCTTAAGGTAGCGTCGTTGCAGTCCCGAGGACCGTCCTTGACGGTGTGGCTGCCGGCTTGCTGCTGATACATATAAAAAGAATTTTTGGGCTGCCGAGGTTTGGCAGCCCTTTTACTTTTCAGGCGTTCGGTGTGTCATTCGCATCCTTTGCATCCTTTGGGAAGGGCTTGCTGAGGAACTTCGATCCGGCGAGGCCAAAACGCCAGGGCACATCCATCGCTTTGGTGATGCCAATGCGCGGCCCCGCGATAACCGGACCTTCTTCTTCCGGCATTTCGATGTAAAACGGCGCCTCGAGCAGCGACATGCCATTGTTTCTATGAGTAATGCTGAGCGCCTGCGCCAGGCGGCCCGGTCCCGAACACAGCAATTTCGCCGGCTCCATACCGCGCCGTTGGCGCATCGCATCCAGTCCGGTCAGCGGTTCGACCGCGCGAATCAGCACCCCCGCGCCATGTCCGGCTTCCCGGCAAACAAAGTTCAAGCACCAGTGAATGCCGTAGGACCGGTATATATAAGCGTA containing:
- a CDS encoding DNA-3-methyladenine glycosylase, whose amino-acid sequence is MTSTTLRAATPDDFNAPSEQVARRLIGAILSVDGVGGRIVETEAYDREDPASHSFSGPTPRNAVMFGPPAYAYIYRSYGIHWCLNFVCREAGHGAGVLIRAVEPLTGLDAMRQRRGMEPAKLLCSGPGRLAQALSITHRNNGMSLLEAPFYIEMPEEEGPVIAGPRIGITKAMDVPWRFGLAGSKFLSKPFPKDAKDANDTPNA
- the flhC gene encoding flagellar transcriptional regulator FlhC; the encoded protein is MLKKSLTEDAQEVFRAIALIELGARMQVLESELTLSRDRMIRLYREVKGVSPPKGMLPFSADWYMTWLANIHASLFYNTYVFLKKEAGCSHLDALTKGYRLYLEHCRNSDVEAVLDLTRAWTLVRFFDAGMLQLTKCCRCTGKFIAHKHDLQENVVCGACQPPSRAGKTKKAAAARQASEQTALVELSVVSTNEVPEPTVLENAAMLQPRTESLIAQAA
- a CDS encoding purine-nucleoside phosphorylase, encoding MKSNVRSSCLPRIFKHFPASSLTAVAATLAFSACASTFAQDSDDFRSSNHGGQDVKVMIVSMFGPEGQVWLDKLGPWKTISVPGLSPDYPVVHCNRQEICVMTTGMGHANAAASMMALTFSDKFDLRRTYFMIAGIAGIDPIQGTVGSAAWAKYLVDFGIQWEVDAREKPDSWPSGYLGINTKSPAEKPPLDYKTEVFQLNPALADAAYALSKNAVLSDSAEAQAARAEFGYAPANQPPKVIQCDTLAGDTWWSGKYIGERARDWTRLLTDGKGVYCTTQQEDNATYEALKRAASAHKVDLNRVAAVRTGSDFDRPYEGQTASDNLLNYAAQGGFTPAIENLYRAGNPLVQDIAMHWGEWREGVPQR
- the flhD gene encoding flagellar transcriptional regulator FlhD, whose protein sequence is MNGRETLDSIREINLSYIMLAQRMLRDDRAIGMFRLGLSKELADLLSGLTLAQVVKLASSDQLLCFFRFNDHAMLTALTAPAKHADIAPTHAAILLAGQPAEQFV